The following is a genomic window from Benincasa hispida cultivar B227 chromosome 7, ASM972705v1, whole genome shotgun sequence.
aatactTTATCTACTGTTTGAGAGTTTCTTATAATCTCTTCCTTGTATGTTTATCATTTACTATTAATGTAGTATGGTTCCAGAAAGATAAATATAGGGCCATAATATTTTCGTGGAAGTTTACAGGGAGTTTCGATTAACACATTTGATACGAAGGGTCAGTATCCCCTTGTTGCTGGACGTGATATACCCAATAAAGGTTTCCATAACTCGACCTCGAGGTAATTTAATTTGcatttaaaaactatatatatgtatatatcatTTGTGTTTGCTTTCTCACCATTTCGTAACAAAATATTTCATCTTTCCTCAATAACATTTCAATTTATGGCTATTTTTCTAAAAGGAGATGACTAAATCTTAAaaagagttgttttcaaatagaataaaataaaccaaattTTTACAAACATGACAAAGTATTTATAaatgatagatactaatagacaTCTACCAgtatctatcagtaatagatgATAGTAATTTATTCGTGTCTAGAACAGATACTGCTTTAACAACTCGGTGGATCCCAAGTTGGTGAAGGGAAAAATCGTCTTTTGTGAAACGAATGTTGATAGTAGTGAGTTCATTAGCTTAGGTGGCGCAATGGGTGTCCTCGGGAAAGGAGATAAAAATACGATGGATTGTGAATTCTCCTATCCCTTGCCTTCTTCAACTCTCGACGTAGACGATGCCACTATCATATCTCATTACATTGATAATACTCGGTATGTTCCCCAACAAAAATACCCTTCCAATGTTGGTTAGTTTCATTGGGTTGTTTCATATCTGATATACTGCTAATATACTTAAAATATTAtgattataaaatgaaattctcaTGCTTATTTCATAATAAGTTATTGATTGATGTTAGCTATACTGCTAATAAAATTAGAATGTTGATTGGTATTATTGATATACTCAcatttagttttaaatagttATTGATTGATGTATGATACACTTATctcttatatatgatataccaTTAATCCACTTAGAATATCAAACTTATAAAATGAAACGTGCATGCTTTACTTCAAAACATGTTATTAGTTGAATGTTGATTGATATTAGATATATTGTTAATACACTTGAAATGCTTAATGGTGGTAGATATATTGTTGATACATGCATATCTTACTTCAAATATTTAGTGATGATGTTTGATATACttatttcttatatttgaatatattgttgataCACTTGGAATATTTAGTATTTAATATTATTGCTTATTCATATCTAATAGTATGTTGAtgaattagatatttaatatgcTTGTAGATTGATATCTGATACACTAATGGTTATACTCGAAAATTTATAGGTTTGTTGATTGATTTCGGATAGACTAATGATTATACTCGAATATTTGGTATGTTTGTCAATTGATGTCTAGTAGATTATTGATGTACTCTACAATTTTGATTTACTATAATATACTAAAaatccaatagtattactatTGATGAACTTCTAATATACCTACGAGTACAATTTTATAATTCACATTAGCATTGTCCATCATCCCATtgatcactacaagaaaacaaCAATTAGAAGCTTAATCATAactacaaaataaagaaaaaatatgaaaactaaataAGTGATAACTCACATTTGTTGCGAACAAAAAACAAGagttataataataaatgaaaaaaacacacaactaatataaaataatcTTGATATATCTAACTACAATTATAAATATGCCAATTTATTTTTCTACCCAATACAATTTGCAAACCCAACTACAATTATAAATATGCTCATTTATTTTTCTACCTTATACAATTTTCCTTGAATATATATGATAGAGAAATCctcattgaaaaaaaatggagagaCCAATATACATAGGTTACTCCTCTCATTTTCGGTTAGTTTTAAAGTGAAACCtcatattttctttaatatgatatatagatatcaatCAAGAAACGAAAGGTGAACTCAAAGTGTTCAAATgtagatataattatattaacaaattaaaaattagcttaaagtttttgggtcaattgacaatttaatatggtatcaaagTAAGAGGTCCTATGTTTAAACTTGTATATCACTTCCTCTTCAATtaatattgattgatttttctttcGGACAGAATATGTATTTGGATTCATGGGCTCTAATTTAATAATAGATAATATTAGAATTCATCtcaaaactattttcttttccagTGCCATCCTAAACAACGATAAAATGATTTTGAGATGGAATCGATTTTTATCTCGTAGCacatatattgaattatttatcaatattaacggggtttgatttcttttttttttttttttttttttttttttttttaatcaaatatcGATGAATAGCTTTCCTACTGCAACCATTTTCAAGAGTACTGCAACGCATAATGCGCCTTCTCCTGTTGTAGTTTCTTTCTCATCAAGGGGACCTAATGCTGCAACCAAAGACCTTATAaaggttaaatttatataaacttTGTGTTTCTATATTCTTAAGGTGTGGGTATAAGATGattactaaacaagtttcatgAACTTAATTGAACAAATGCAGCCTGATTTGAGTGCTCCTGGAGTTGAAATTCTAGCAGCATGGCCTCCAGTTGCCCCTGTTGGTGGAATTCTTAGAGATAcactttataatataatctCAGGGACCTCAATGTCTTGCCCACATGTCACTGGAATTGCAGCGTATGTTAAAACATTCAATCCTACATGGTCTCCTGCTGCAATCAAGTCAGCACTCATGACGACTGGTAATTATTACATTCATTTATATGACTCAATTAACATAGGAGGGGAGAGATGGCTTGGACTCATCATCTTTCTAATTTGGAGATTCACCATTCTACGATTTGATCTTGATTTCTTTCCTTTACCAAATGTTGGTTTTAACTTCATAAgttttgatattatattaaataaagtgGTGTGAGTTCTTATCAAGATGAAGAGACCTCACCATCTTTACAAGATAAATGGGTGTTACATCTCTGTTACCTATTAGTTTTGAAATGGAACGTCCTGTTTAACTTCAATATGCTATCATAGttgtaaaaacaaaaagatttgACTCAAGATTTTGGAGAGAGCATGATGagaatagttatttaattatataaagcccgtttgataaccatttgattttttatttttgtttttcaaaattaagtctatttcatccacaattcatataataatttgcatctttactaagtacaatggttgaatttttagctaaatttcgaagacaaaaataactttttgatgttactttttttaagttatcaaaatttgtcttagttttttaaacccgTGGAAAGTAGATgaggaagaaatttagagaagaagtagtgttcataagtttaatttccaaaaaataaaataaaatgattatcgaATGGGACCAcataaattcatattttaaacGTTCCTGCAAAATTTACGCAACTTCTTGACCCTTCTCCATTCACTTTGTACAGCTTCGCCCATGAATTCTCAGTTCAATCCACAGGCAGAGTTTGCATATGGCTCAGGCCATGTGAACCCACTAAAGGCATTAACACCTGGGTTGGTGTATGATGCAAATGAAACCGACTACGTCAAATTCTTGTGTGGTCAAGGTTACACCACCGACTTGGTTCGAATTATCACTAATGACAATAGtgtttgtatttctacaaataCTGGTAGAGTATGGGATTTAAACTATCCTTCTTTTGGACTTTCTGTATCTCATTCGAAAACCTTCAATCAATACTTCACCAGAACTCTCACGAGCGTCGCGTCTGGAGCATCAACATATAAAGCTATGATTTCTGCCCCGAAAGGCCTTGCCATCACAGTGAAACCTAAGGTTCTATCATTCAATGGCACTGGAGATATGAAATCATTTAAATTGACAGTTCGAGGAACAATGAGAGAGTCCATAGTTTCTGCTTCTTTGATATGGAGCGATAGTGTACACACTGTGAGAAGCCCCATAACAATCACTTCTCTCTAGTTTAATTTAtccttgaaattaaaaataaaaaaaaaaggtttaaaataaagaaaggaaAGTATTCCCTTTGCTTCCTTCACTATTTCATTTTTGCTTGTCCATTGTCATCTAGTCAAAGTCGTGGCATC
Proteins encoded in this region:
- the LOC120081519 gene encoding cucumisin-like isoform X1, encoding MTRSTAMYFCLIFKLFFLSLFFSTLLASSLDSDDDKKIYIVYMGRKIKDDPDSAHLHHSSFPFAPESVVYMYKRSFNGFAVKLTKEEAEKIASMEGVVSVFPNKINKLHTTRSWDFMNFPKNVPRVKQVESNIVVGVFDTGIWPESPSFNDKGFGPPPSKWKGTCLVFNFTCNRKIIGARAYHIGRPLPRGEVESPRDTNGHGTHTASTAAGGLVSKASLYGLGLGTARGGVPSARIAAYKICWSDSCSDLDILAAFDDAIADGVDIISLSVGGNESRQYFRDPIAIGSFHAMQKGILTSNSAGNDGPRYFTTTSLSPWLLSVAASTTDRKFVTKVQIGNKNSFQGVSINTFDTKGQYPLVAGRDIPNKGFHNSTSRYCFNNSVDPKLVKGKIVFCETNVDSSEFISLGGAMGVLGKGDKNTMDCEFSYPLPSSTLDVDDATIISHYIDNTRFPTATIFKSTATHNAPSPVVVSFSSRGPNAATKDLIKPDLSAPGVEILAAWPPVAPVGGILRDTLYNIISGTSMSCPHVTGIAAYVKTFNPTWSPAAIKSALMTTASPMNSQFNPQAEFAYGSGHVNPLKALTPGLVYDANETDYVKFLCGQGYTTDLVRIITNDNSVCISTNTGRVWDLNYPSFGLSVSHSKTFNQYFTRTLTSVASGASTYKAMISAPKGLAITVKPKVLSFNGTGDMKSFKLTVRGTMRESIVSASLIWSDSVHTVRSPITITSL
- the LOC120081519 gene encoding cucumisin-like isoform X2, with the translated sequence MTKSPFAPESVVYMYKRSFNGFAVKLTKEEAEKIASMEGVVSVFPNKINKLHTTRSWDFMNFPKNVPRVKQVESNIVVGVFDTGIWPESPSFNDKGFGPPPSKWKGTCLVFNFTCNRKIIGARAYHIGRPLPRGEVESPRDTNGHGTHTASTAAGGLVSKASLYGLGLGTARGGVPSARIAAYKICWSDSCSDLDILAAFDDAIADGVDIISLSVGGNESRQYFRDPIAIGSFHAMQKGILTSNSAGNDGPRYFTTTSLSPWLLSVAASTTDRKFVTKVQIGNKNSFQGVSINTFDTKGQYPLVAGRDIPNKGFHNSTSRYCFNNSVDPKLVKGKIVFCETNVDSSEFISLGGAMGVLGKGDKNTMDCEFSYPLPSSTLDVDDATIISHYIDNTRFPTATIFKSTATHNAPSPVVVSFSSRGPNAATKDLIKPDLSAPGVEILAAWPPVAPVGGILRDTLYNIISGTSMSCPHVTGIAAYVKTFNPTWSPAAIKSALMTTASPMNSQFNPQAEFAYGSGHVNPLKALTPGLVYDANETDYVKFLCGQGYTTDLVRIITNDNSVCISTNTGRVWDLNYPSFGLSVSHSKTFNQYFTRTLTSVASGASTYKAMISAPKGLAITVKPKVLSFNGTGDMKSFKLTVRGTMRESIVSASLIWSDSVHTVRSPITITSL